From the Triticum urartu cultivar G1812 chromosome 4, Tu2.1, whole genome shotgun sequence genome, the window ATATTGGTTACATTAGGTTGTTAAGTACCAGGTGAACTTTTATGTGccaattttcaggagttaaaCTTACCCTCAGGGGTTGGCTTATATAAGCCGGAACAACAGCCGTAAGCATCACAGGGCAATGCAAGACATTTCTGCAAAGGACATAACAGATTCATATAAACTACAAAGTGCATAGTGACGGCGGCTTATGCAAGTATTAAGGGCCATAAGCATGcgcaaaggcatagcaaaactCAAAGTATTTTCTACTCTGTTACAAGACTCCCCGAGTCTGAATGATGCGGCATTGTTTTTCTACAACGACATAAGCAGGTAGCGCCTGGCAATCTACTCTTGGGGTTGACTTGAAGCCTCTGGGTTATCCTTCTCCGCCTCTCCGCCGACTGCTTTGTCCTGGAAGGATGATGAGGCCCAGTCAATGCCACTCAAGGCCtcaaactcagcttcatcatctattaaACCGGTTGGGTCGACTTCAGGGGCAAAGGTGTGCTTACAGATTGGAGGGATCAAGCTGACACTGTCATAATGCGGCGTGGGGATTCTCCGATTCTCCTTGTCATAACCCGGCTGACACTTGGTGAGGTCAGTGTCGTTTCCAATTTGAGTGGACACAGGGCGTATATCCCTCACGCAGGTGGTGAAATCCTTTTCATCAAATGGAGTGCCATCCTCCTTTAAACTTGGATACCCAAGAGCGATGTCGGCCGGGTCTAGCTCTGGTAACCAGGCTTTGGCCCGACTCAAAGCGGCTATTGCTCCGGCTCTTGCTTGGGCCCGTCTCAACTCTTGAATCCGCTGAGGAAGTACAGCAAGCCATTGTAACACATCTTGCAAGAGGTGGGGCACATCATTTGATAAGGCTACGACGGCCAAGGCACGTTGTGACCCGATGTACAGTTGCTCTACTAGAGTATACACCGCCTTCAATTTGATCAGCATATTCTGCTTGAGGTTTGTGCTCCTAGGGCCTGTATTGGTAAGTATAAGGTAAACCTCAGGTAACAATTGAAGGAATATTTACAATATTTAATGCTTGCTTAAGATAACTTACCAAAGATCGCTGAGACCATCCGAGATAtctggcgttgtaagccggtcaGTTCGGGTGTTGCATTTGCCAGCGACGCCTCTGCTGTCTCGGCCCGGGCCACCAGTCCGGCCTTTTCGTCAGTCCAAATTTTCTTCTCCGACTCAAAATTTTTCTTCAGCTTCTCTTGTTCAGAGACGCTGAATTCAAATTTGGAGTTAGCCTTTTGAATTTCAATCTCCTGGGCTGCCAGGCGGTTCTTCAGGTCAGCAATCTCCGATTCAAATTGACTTATGATGGCCTGCATTGCACCGGATAGTAGTCAAGATCACGGTAAAtaatattaagtcccaagcactttgcaagcaaagatccttgacacttgggggctaatgtataccgaagctttctaaattattaagccggtcctggatattaagtcccaaatacttttcaagcaaagatacttggcacttgggggctaatgtgtatcGCAAGTTAAAGGTATTGTGTTACATCCGGTTTAAATATTTATCTTTAAGCCGGGCAAGCAGCTCTAACAATTTTTCTAAGTCTACAGCATATTTATTCATAAGCAacagacttgggggctggtacagTAAGTATGATTGAAAGTAAGGACGCATAAGTCATACCTCAGATTTTTGCTGTATTTGCTTCACCAAGTCAATTTCCAGGTCACGGTTGCTTTGCACCTGGTTGATATAGCCCGAGACGATCTCTCCAATACTCAAATGAGTATAGTCGGTGATATCCATCTTGGCCTTACGGCGTTCTAGCAACTCCTCTTTAGCCCAACATTTGGCAAGGATGGTGGGCCTGGCCGGCTCAACGAATTGAGCCGTGAGAAATTCCACTTCTGGGTCAGCCGTTTTGACTGGGATAGGTGCCTCCGGGTTAACAGAACCATCAAGAATATCTTCAGCAGGCGGGTCAGAAGTTGGTGCTGCAATGTCTTGAGCCGGCTCAGGCGGCGGTTGATGTGTGGAAGAGTCGGGAGCAGCTATACCCTGTTCCGGTTCAGTCACCACAAGAGTTTGGGCCGGTTTGTCCTTCTTGGTTTTCTTCCTGGGCTTAACCTGCACGCTGTGGGCAAAGCAGAGAAATAAGTAAAGAAACATGAAGAAAGAAAAACATAAGGTGAATAAATTGatattacccaggggcagtcttaaaAGCCGGCATGTTTTATTGCATGGACTCGCCGGATGAAGGAGAGGTATCCTGGTAATTGGAGTCAGAGGAATTGAGAGGTTGACGGATTATACCCGTCAAAGGTAAAAAAGGGTATAAGTTGGAGATAACCTTAGTCCGACACTTCCGGGTTGTGTCAGGCAAGCCGGAGGATAGCTCTGCATCCTTGCTGGTCCGGGTCTGCCTCCGGTTTTCAAATTgctgttgcttcaaaagaaagtcaggatcttggtaagccaaagggtgtgaaaatcGTACTTTCCGGGTTACTCTTCAAATTTTCTGACGCGGCCGAAGCTTGGAGTCGGAGGAGATTATAGTTACCTCTTCCTCGACAGGTTGGCTGTTGCCCGTGTCTTCCTGAAAGAAGGTTAATATCAGTAAGGTAGTgataaaggagaaagggaaatTAAAAAGTTATCTCTTCCTCATTTTCATCAGAATCATCAAGCTGAAACAGTTCAGAAGCGCTTGGCTTCCTTTTCCTTGACGTGGTGGGCTTGGCGGTTTTCCTTTCGGCTCTCTTGGCTGCCCTGGCTTTCTTGGCCGCCTCATGATCATATTGGATTTTCCAGAAGTTATCATTTGCCTGTAAATGGTTATAAAGGGTTATGCATAAGAATACAGTATAACATGATAAAAAATAACCCGACGGCTGGAAACTTACTGCAGGGGCCAGGTTCTTCTTGCAAAAAGGTAGTAAGCCGAAAGCGTTACTATTCACTGTGCCCTCTTTCAACAAAGACTGAGTTGTAGCTTCCACTACGTCATATGGTAAGTCGTCAGGACTATGACGCTGAGGGTCATCTTTCTCGCCTGAATAATTACACATTAAGCCAGGGCGGCGGCTTAACGGAATTATTCTCCAAGCAACCCAGACTCGGACCAGGTCAATGCCATCTAAGCCGTTCCCTAAAAGAGTTTTAATCTTCTCGATCTTGGGGGTGAGTGGCAGATGTTCAATAGCAGTCAACTTATCCGGTAGCGGATGAGTAGGTTCAAGGCGCAATGCACGGGTTTTCACCAGCCGGAGAAgtatcttggcagtagaaccatgtctggttccagtcctttggatgactcggcaattcagcataagggaacaggcagtctctccgcctttgaatcgatatgccaccaagctccagactgggcccgttggcccgctcattctgccggttcaaatagaacaattccctgaacaaaagtaggctgggttcttctccaaggtagacctcacagaaaacttggaagttgcagatatttgacatggaattgggcccgatgtcttgaggtcttaagtcaaagaagtgcaaaacgtctctaaagaattttgaaccgggaggagcaaatccccggctcatgtgatcggtaaaaatgatcatcacctccccttccttgggttgaggtttctctgcagacgggtcaggagcacgataagacatgacatcCTTCTTGGGCAGATGGCCAGACTTTACAAACTCGGACAGTTTGCTCTCTGTAACAATGGATGGGACCCAGTTGTAGGTAACCAGAGGTTTAACAGCTTTGGGTGCCATTGGGTAAATTGAAGCCTACAACAAGATAAAGGAAATTTTCCTGTTTATTGTAACCCAGAGAATAAACATTATTGGGTTATTTAAGATGGCGGCTTAAGAAGGGGCCTAATGACATACAGGTAACATGTGATAATGTTTAACAGCTGCAGGTATTAAAGATGATTAAGGTTTTCTTAAGTCGCCAGAGGCAAGCGGTGCTGACAGCCAGTATTATCTTAAACCGGTTACACGGACTACTATGGCTGAAACAGAGTCAACATGCACAGTTTTTGGCTAAGTATGGAGCAAACAGGTTTCACAAATTgcaattattattttggatcaaacgatGCTCTGGAAAGGAAAATTTTCTAGACCTAAAACGGTACAGGGAAGTTCATATACTCAAGGAGGGCTTCCAAAACAAGGAAATGAGATCTGTTTTCATACAGAATAAGCACACAACATCCTCCGCAGCAGTTCTATGTGGTTTTTACGATCTGAACAAGGTATTAGAGGTAAGAACTAATGGAGGTTGCGTCGGGCGACGATGAACGTCGACGAACTCAAGATAGTACTAATGCAGATCTgagaaaggggggaaagagaaCTCACCGACGTGGAAGAACTGCGGAGGGTTGCCGTTGTTCTCTGGTCAAAAACAaggtgatgcagcggcctgagtcggtgaagacgaggtttccgatggtggcggcggcggagctcgagtgGCAGAAGAGGGAGTGCAAGGAAGAAGACGACCGGAGGAAATGAAAAAGACCTAggtcgtgcctatttataaggaggaCCGACTGAGACGGCGCGAGAAACGAGGAGACCAAGACATCATTATCCAGCGGCCCCGACGCCTCGATTTTTGGGAGGGTCAGTAAAGGCAAAGATCCGTCGAAGATATGATGAATTAAAATATAAGTTTTATTGAAGATGACGTCACGATGATTTAACCCGGAGCCAgaggatgacgtcacggcgggttacaatTTTCACGCAAGACAGAAGACTAAAGGCCAGTTCATAAGGTTTTcaaagattgacatgaaccggttcaaatcaatctagggcctaatgttggggatatgactattggTATAAGCCATCCAAGAGAGGCCGGGTTACGCAAATAGAGGTTCAtcagaagcccaagaccaaggcatgaagatggcggttcactaaaaggcttaaaggcccacaagcgactctgaggcccgtaaagataaaccgccatgatggtataacttgtactgtaaggtagaagtaactagtcgccgagccggacactgtttatgagccggccgggactctgtaggccgcagggcgtcaacccgtgtatataaggggacaacccGCCAGCGGCTTAGGAGGAGAAACAATGGATCGAGAGccaggcatagcgtatctcgctccctggtcatcgaaacctcaagcaattccaacccaactagacgtaggccttccttcaccgtaaggggctgaactagtataaacctcgcgtgtccttgtcccgattaacccctttaaacttcctagttgcgatggctccacgactaagtccttgcaaaatgacatctgccgtgacaattccacgacaaggCGCATGAGATATTCTGTTGTACCTACTAGCTAGCTTATCCCCTTATCTCTCTTATCTTTCTTCCTCATCAAGTTGTATCTCAACCAACTCTTGTACGCGTATCTCAGGCTCGCACCTTGCCTATAAACATGCAGCACGTCGCCCTAGATCGGGTAAGACGTTTCCGCCAACGCACACAATGTACTTCACTGTTGTGCCCTACTAAATTTGTAATTGTCTCTTCATATAATTGTGTTCAGTTGTTCAAAACTGATGCTTTCATTTTGTTGAATAATAAAATTGAGCACCATTCTTACATTTTGTTTACATATTTGTAGGCAAATCTACACTTACGAACACGCTTGTAGAAGCTGCTGAGATTATTGCCAAGGAAGTTGCTGCTGATGTTCGCATGACTAGTACCTGTGCAGACAAGGCCGAGGGCGAGAAGGGTGCTGCTTCACCACCTCCTCAGTTAGGGTCACACACTCCCACTGAAGATCTAAAATAAGACGCCCAGCCACTGTAATAATAGTGTCTCCTTCTCTATTATTGGTGTCTTGGTCCTGATGGGAGATAATATTGATTCACTCCAAACTAGGATGGTCCCAAGGTGTAAGAGTTACCAGACTTGTTCTTACTTGTGATTCTTCTATGTCTTGTAAACTCTATTTTTTTTTAGTGTGGTGACTTACATCTCCTGTTGCATGTCATGCTTAtcttctgtgtgtgtgtgtgtgcatgtcaTCTTTGTGGCCATCACTCGTTTGTTCATgtgtggtgttttgttttctatCATAAACACACAACTAACTCTTGTGGAATATATCACATGTATCGCATCCTCCCTTACTTATGGGATGAGTGTTTTTGAATTCTCCTCTTCGGTGGGGGTGATGAAAGAGAAAAGGCTAGTGGAACTAGATTTAGAGACCTAACTTTTTTTAAAATCCCTGCTCGGACAAATTATGTGCAATATTATTGAAAACTAAGTATATATATTGAGGGAGGTTTAAAGATAATGCTTTTGTTCGAACTACATCGTTAGGATGACAAGGCATTATGCATGGCCTGTAAATGTTAAAAGACGAGAATTAGTTGGATCTCGAGAGGAAACCATAATATTGCGAGTAATCATTCAAAGTCAAGAATCAGGTTGCCCAAATTATGAAGATGATGACTTCACTACCTACTATCCTAAGAACGACATGTTTTTTGTCCGGAGCACCTACCTTTTGGCGCTCGATGCTACACTAAGTACAAGCAAACTCCAACACAACCAAAAAAATTTGGAAGGCCCTAGTGCCCCTGAAGGTTCATGTTTTTGCGTGGAGCTAGCCTATGTATCCCTTCTGATACACACTAATCGATGCAAGTGGATACCAACTCTATCACCAATTTGCAATGTTTGCGGTAGCGAACTAAAACACGTCTTTCATGCGGTAATGTGGTGTACGTTTGTTGGGGATTTGCGATATGGGCTTGCAAGATGTTTTGGGCATCCCATGGGATAACGAGTTAAATTACTTCAGGAAAGACTATGTTCTTATTGTGCTTGACAAGATGAATGAAGACATGCACACAAAATTGATGTTCATGTGGTGGCATACTTGACATCACCGAAATGATGTTGTTCTTGGCAAAGTGAGGCATTACACTAGATTGGGTTTCTTCAGAATTATATGTCTTCCTTGCAGATGTTGAATAGCGACATAGGCAAGATTCATCGCAGGCAAAAAGTGAAGTTGGGTGTGGTTTTTCCAACGGGGACAACCACCGACGTGAGCTATTAAAAGCAGAAATAGCAACCCCGACATGATAGTTATTGGTGCTAGATTTTGTGAACCACTCCTTGTAGACTTGCCTCGAGAAATCAGCTAGAAATACTGTTCTCCAGGCTGATCCTTTTGATTATTTCATCGGATCATAATTCTTACTTCATCCCACAACTAGATCCCTTCATTCTAAAACTGCACACCAACATTCAACATCATTTCTCCAAAGAAGACGAAATAAAGAATATTACACAACAGCAGTTCAGGCAATTGCACAATAGGAACAGGGCGCTAATTGCAGTCCCTGGTATCATTCATCACCTGTGAAGTTATACAACCAAATATTGTGCCAACCTCAGTCGACAGCATACTACTCAAACACATCTTTGGCAGTACTTATACAATACTTGTACAATATTGATACATGGTAAAGCCCGCACAGTTTACATAGTAACAAACACATGACCGGTGCTAATAATCTAAGCATTACCCAGATTTTCTTGTCAAGGAAGCCCAGGTCACAGCGACTAGCACAGAAATCCGATCATACATGCTGTCACAGAGCGAGAGCCAAGAAACTCTCCATTTCTTCTTGAACAAAAAGATGCAGAAGACTACCCAGAGACCTGCCACTAGTCCAGAACCCATGGCGAGGAGAAATGAAGTCACGTCGGTTACACCTTCATTGTCTCCTTGAGTGGCTGGAATATATGTTGGGTCCTCGACTTGTCCTGGACATTTCTGCAGGAGAAGAGGGCCGCAAAGGCCTGGGTTGCCGACATATATGTATGCCGGATCCTCGAGTGTTTGTAACTGATTTCCGGAGGGCACCTCTCCTGTCAGATTGTTGTAAGACATGTTCAGGCGACTCAATGATGTGAGGGCCGATAAGCTTGTAGGGATTCTACCAGACAACTTATTGTGTGATAGATCGAGTGACTCCACTTGCACCAAGGCACCAATCTTCTCAGGAATTTTTCCACTGAACGCATTCCATGATAAGTTCAGGCTCTTCAATGCGACAAGACTGCCAATTTCTTCAGGAATATCTCCAACAAGATTATTTGAGGATAAATCAAGATTCACCATAAATATGATTTCTCCTGTATATAATCTCTCTTGACCCTTTGTGAGTACTGTGAAATTCTCACTGTAGTCCACCAATTCATTATCACCGATTGCCAAACCATGGCCAAATGCTTCTTCATATCCAGCATCGTTATCTCCCATTAGTATCATCCCTTTGAAGTTAACAATGGGTGTTGGTATGATCCCAGTTATATTGTTGTAGGCAAGGTCCAAATACTGAAGATTACTGATCTTCATAAGCTCCACTGGAATGTGGCCATAAAACATATTTGATCGCAGACGTAAGAATGCCAAAGACGTCAATTTCTGCCCAATCCATGTTGGCAAAGTCCCAAAGAAATGATTATTTGAAAGATCAAGAAAGATGAGTAGGTTGCAGCTTTGGAGAAATGAAGGAAATTCACCAGAGAGGTGGTTGTTTCTCAAGCTTAGGTTACGAATACTCAGACTAGTTGTGTTTATTGTGGATTCATTGTCTAGGCAATCTGGAACTGACCCAGTTAGATTGTTTCCTGATATGTCTAACAGACTGAGTGATTGCAATTTGAACAGAGAAGATGGTATGTTTCCTGAGATACAATTGTCAAACAGAACAAGTGTTTGAAGTCCCGACGCTCCAAAGTCTAATGGCAATGGTCCTACTAAATTGTTCCTACTGATATCTAGGTTGGATAGATTTGTAGGAAGCTTAGGAATTGGACCAGTGAGCTGATTAGAACTAAAATCCATTGCTATTCCTCTCATAAATTCCATTGTTGATGGGAGGACTCCTCTGATCTTATTATCTCGGATATTGATATACAATACTGAGGAAGTTGAAACCCAAAACCAATCTGGCAACGTGTCAGATATACTTGTGTTTGATATATCGAGACTATATAGTTGTCTTTGCCATCTAAGCCACATTGGAAACTTGGGCCCTAGCTGGCAGGATCGAAGTTCAAGTGTTTTTAGATTGAAGGCAGGAACCCAAGCTGGGCTGACTACGATGGCTATGGAGTTGTCAGACAATGTCAACACGTCTAGCATGTCTAGACGTGATAAATGACCTTCATGTATGACCCCATCCAGGTTGTTGGAGCCAAGGTACAATGATTTTAGCTTTGTGAGCTCTCCTATCCACAACGGCAGGGGGCCTGTGAGCTTGTTACAGCTTAGATCAAGGATTGTCAGGTTGCTTAAGGGTACTGACGTAGTTGGCAGACTTCCAGTCAGATTGGTAAAAGCTAGATCCAATGTTTGTAACTTATTCCATGAACAACTAGGTAAGCGTTGGAAGAATTCTGCTATGCACCCATTGATGTTGTTTTCAAACAGAAACAACTCTTCCAAGTTACAAAGATTCTTCATGCTAGTTGGTACCATGCCCACCAGGTCATTGCTTGATAAATCAAGTCTAACCATGGAGGTCATATTACCTATCTCGTCGGGAAACGGCCCATGGAGACCACTCGCTGATATATCTAGATACTTAAGTCTAGTTAAACCCCAAAACCAGTTTGGCGTGCTACGTTTGAGGAAGTCATTGGCCAGAAGGTCAAGTATTTCAAGAGATGTCAGATTTGAAAACTGAAGAGAATCAGGGCTGCTTGTAAGATCGCAATATCCAAGACGGAGAATTTTTAGAAATGGAAGCATGTTCACAACCGGAAGCCAATGAGCAATTGTACTAAGGTTTACAAATGTCATGTCTAGGTGTTGAAGGGAAGTTAACCGGGACAACCACGTGATATCCCTGGAGTATGTGTCACCAAGAGTGGAATCAAGACTGAAGTAACGCAGGTTGGAGAGATTACCAAGCTGTGGGGGTACCCTTCCAACGAAGTATGAATTTGATAGGTCTATATATTTCAAGTTGTAGAGGGAGCCTAAGAACTCTAGTATCTGCAACTCGAACCTGTTGCAGCTGAGGTCGAGATACTGTAGGTGTTGTAAACCAAGCAGCGAGGAGCTTATGTTACCTCCAAGCACCTGCACAATGCTGTTGTGGCAATCTGGTCCATGGAGATCGAGCCTGATGACACGGCCGGTAATGTTGCTGCAGTGGACGCCCTTCCATTGGCAGCAGTCACCGCCCTTCCATGATGAAAGACGGTTTGCAGTGTCTGAGAGGCCTGCCCTGAAGGTGACAAGGGCAGACCTCTCATCCGAAATACAGCTGGTGATGGTATAGTTTCGATGGGCAGATGTCTCCTCTTTGGTGCTCTTGGCTTGAGTGAGGAAGAGCAAGCCTATGGCTATCTGGATGCAGGAGAGTTGAATTGTGCCCATGGGTGCTTTTGGGATGGATGTGTGTTCGATCTTGGTGCAGGATACCCAATGGTATGCATGATATTTATGGTATCCACCTCTTGGTGTCACCTCACAACGAAATAATAGACTCAACTCTTGGTGCCATGGCTGTTGAATTTTGTGGCATGCTCAACTGCCACCATTATGTGCTTACAGTGATATGAGTGGCGATTGTCTTCAATGTACAGTTGATATGAGTTGGCGATTGTCTTTCAATGTACAGTTGCATGACTTGCGTGTAAACTTGAGCAGCAGGGATTTCCATGAAAGTATTATGTTGCAGGTCAATATTGTAGACCACACAATGTCCATGCAGATGAAGACCCCTCTGATTTTTCCTTCTTAGGACTAGCAGGGGCCTATGCTATTTATAGCTTCTTAGATGTGGATGTGGGATAGCACGCGGATGATGACTTCCAGGATTAGAATTCAAAGCGACTGAAACATGAATTGACAAAATTGGCCAGCTGCCTGGATTGGTGGAGAAGAGTATGCATATAGTTAACTGCACATCACTGTCAGGAGTCAGGAGTGAGGGTGAGAGAAATCCAGAACTAAATACTATCCGTGTGTTAGGCTAATACTACAAGAAATTAAACAACACAAAAGGATGGGGTTCCCTCGTCCTGGCCAACACCAGTAGAGGCTTCTATATGTCTCTGTGATTTTGTGCCATGGCTGCTGAATATTGTGCCATGCTTAACTGCCACACGACGTGCTTACAGGTTGCACGACTTGTGTGTAAACTTGAGCACCAGTGGCTTCCATGACAATGTCGTTGTTGAATATTGTAGAGACCACACAATGTCCATGCTGATGAAGACCCCCTCTGATTTTTCCAAGAAAGAAGTAGCAGGGATCTACGCTATTGACAAACTACTGTCTACGGATTTCAACACCCCCCCCTCGCGGCTCCCGCGTCGTCCCCCTTGGGCGACTCGGGGGcgactagggtttcccccggcGCCGCCACCCCCTCCAGCCCCCCCTCCCCTTGCCGCCGCCAGAGGTACGCCAACCTAGGAGGCTGCCGATGAAGGTGGCGGCGAGGCTCCCCGTCGCTTCGTCCCTTGGCGAAGGACCCTGGacgccggggcggcggccccggaCGGCGAGGCGGCGCCACCTTCGCGGCAGGTCGCGGGCTCGGGATGCGGCGGACGGCCTCCTCGGCAGCTTGGGCAGCGAGGAGCCGGCAGGAGGTGGTCGTGGTGTGGGCTTCTTCCACTCCAGATCTGAAGGTCGTGCTTCTCTCCTCCTCTGCTCCACTCCCCCCTCTGGCGGTGTTCAATCTTGGCTTTGGCTATCAGATCCGGTGCTGGCGGGGTGATGGTGGTATAGGATTGCGTCTGGGGTAATCCCTTGGCCGGTTCTCCGGCCACGGCGCGTGCGCGCATGGTTTTCCTCCCTGGAGGCGCCGTTGAGGACCTATTTTTTTCCACCCCCGTCCCAGATCCCGGGTGAAAGCCCAAAACCCGTCCCGGGTTGGGCAGCGGCGGCGCCATGCGCGTCGTTCTCTCCTTGGAGACGCCGCCTGGGGCTCTCTGGTTCTTCGGGAGAGTGGTTGTGAGGTTGGAGAGCGCCCGTCGGCGGCGAGCCCAAGGG encodes:
- the LOC125554934 gene encoding receptor-like protein 45; this encodes MRGLPLSPSGQASQTLQTVFHHGRAVTAANGRASTAATLPAVSSGSISMDQIATTALCRCLEKLTSLAFLRLRSNMFYGHIPVELMKISNLQYLDLAYNNITGIIPTPIVNFKGMILMGDNDAGYEEAFGHGLAIGDNELVDYSENFTVLTKGQERLYTGEIIFMVNLDLSSNNLVGDIPEEIGSLVALKSLNLSWNAFSGKIPEKIGALVQVESLDLSHNKLSGRIPTSLSALTSLSRLNMSYNNLTGEVPSGNQLQTLEDPAYIYVGNPGLCGPLLLQKCPGQVEDPTYIPATQGDNEGVTDVTSFLLAMGSGLVAGLWVVFCIFLFKKKWRVSWLSLCDSMYDRISVLVAVTWASLTRKSG